Genomic segment of Leishmania panamensis strain MHOM/PA/94/PSC-1 chromosome 20 sequence:
AGGCGCCAGGGGCGTGGCAGAGCACCGTGCTGGGTCCTTATGCCACCCCGTACGGACAGCGCATGATggccgcgtcgctgctgacgctcaTTGCCTTGCACAACGACGATGGCCGCGAGGCATGCCATCAGTGCGGTGTGTTTCAGCTCTGCTGCCAGCTGCTACAGCAAGCGCAAGAGGAGGCGCCACTATGGCAAGCGGCGACAGAGGCGtcgaccgctgctgctaccacAGCAGGTGCGACGACGGTGACAGCAGGACCGTCAATCCCTCGTGTGCTGTCCTTCTCGAAGAAGCCGCCTATTTTATCGACACCGCCGGCGCTGTGCCATCAACAGCCCGCAACGCCGCTCTACGAGGCAGGCGACGAGCCACGGCAcgtggcaccaccgccggtgtCTATCGCCACCACTTACCACTTGACTTTGCTGACGCTTTTCGTGTCGCTCCTGTGCAACTGGAAGCTGCCCACCATTGCTTCTGCTGCTACCGGGgaggaagcagaagagcacaacatggagaggggggaaggggagccGTTTGGCAGCTCGCCCGCAAATCCCGATATCCCTTTCTGcggagcgccgccgcctgacCCGCCTTCCCTGAGTCCCCCGCTGGATGGCACCGTGCACGACGTACTGCGGACGTCTGCCGAGGTGCTCGAGGCGGGGTTGCATGCGGCGGCACGGGCGTTGCTGTACTTTATGTACTCTGAGACGTCGATTCTGCGCGgagcagcacagcggtgCTTCATGATGGTGCTCATCTCGCCAGCGCCGAGCCAGGCCTCGCGAGCCCGCTACGCCgaactgcagctgcatcgtcTGTACGAGATGCCAGTGCGCATAGCCGAGATGAACACGGATCTGAGGCTGGAGGCGATACGCATGGCCTACGTCACGTATCACTGGCTgtttgcgcagctgcgcgatggCATACCGGTGGAGGAGATTGGGCAGTACGTGGTCCAGTGGATGTATCGGTGGTTCAGGCTGGCTGCCAAGGGTAAGCCCCCGCCCGCACCGTTCATCTTTGGCGACAAGGGCCCTTGCAGAACCGGCGCACAACCCACGTCCATCCGCGCGCACGGCAGCAACTCCTCGTCACTGCCCCAGCAGCAATCTGTCCACAACGTCTGGGCACCGTCCACTGTGTCTGTGTCGTACTGCGGACCGAACGTTCTGACACCGGGGTCTGTCTACTCtcaccgccgcagcaacgTACTGGCGCCCACTGCCCGATCTGTCCGTGTCAGCATGGTGAGCGACTCCTCCACTGGGGCTGCTGTGGACTCTGTGGTGCTCGGCTGTGGTCTTCGTCACCGCATCACGCAACAGGATCATCGCCGGTTGCAGGCCTACCTGCCCCCACTCAGCAATCttgtgcgcctctttttcgAACACACTCAAGACACCTGCCCCTACGTGCGCACGTATGTGCGGCGTGTAGTGCAGGAGGAGTTCAATTTTCTTCGTCAGCCGTGGTATGATGACTACGCCGTGATGGACAACCAGCgcccctcctcgtcatcccTCATCGCCGAAGAGGACGACTACAGCGCGGCAggccgtcaccaccaccccagtCATCAACGTTGGCAAGGCCACGCGTCCGGCCCCCGCCAGAGGTATTGTCACGGCGACCATCACCATTATGCCAGTGGGGAAGGCGGGCCAGGATGTGGCGGAGAAGAGCTAGAGGCGTCGCCTACAGTGCTCGGCAGCGACCTCACCCTGCGCTTGCCGCTCAAGCAGTTGGTTCGTGTGAGTGAGGAGATGGACGctcacgacggcggcggcgccgcggcagcggcgctcttcGGTACGCGCCCTATGAGTGTCTCTCCCACGGCGATGCCGAGCGACTTCGAGGTTGGCCACTGGAGTGTagttgctgccgcggcgtccGCTGGGGACATGGATGATGTTGCTGAGCCGCACCCTGCCGTGCTGCGTCGTTTCATtgtgcgactgctgcgcatTGCGTCGTCCAGCAATGCAGAGGGAGCAACTGCGTCCCcgacgtcgccgcggcgTCCACTCTCGCACTATCGTACTGATGCTGCAGACGCTGTCGGCGGAGAAGACGGCGGCTGTGACGACatgcggcagcagagaggaCGCAGCACTCGTGGGTTTCCTTGCAACAGTGACGCAGAGGCCGACCAGGGCGGATTCGCCATGCGCGCTGGAGCTCGTGGCGGCATGTCTTCCACTGCCACTACTCGGCGTcgtggcgctggcgacaACGGTGCCAGGCTGCAGGATGGGGTCGACTACTTTGCGTCTGAACTGCATGTAGGCAACGAGGAAGTCATCAGTGGCAGCGAGATGGCCAGCATGCTCCTTGACGCGGAGGCCTTCGCGCTGCACCCGTTGTGGACTCTGGACAGCACCGCCATGATGACGTTTGCCTACGGCGCCCTCAGCTTCCTTGAACGCTTCatgctggaggagatggacgACAGCGACCCACGCCACCCTATGAACctcgaaaaagagaacgcgTTGTACGAGTACAGTCAACGCGTAGAGCGCAACATCCGAGCATCAGCTCAGGATGCCACAACGGGCGTGGTGGACGTAGGCGGATGCGGCGGAGCACCGTTGCAGGCGGTGCGTGATGCGGAGCAGCTGAGCAGGACggccggcagcgcagcaccctTCCCGACGGCAACACGTGCGTATCCCCCATTCCAGTTCATCGGCGTAGGTGACATTAGCTGGACTGATATGCCTGGATACGGACGGCGTGGCCCGTCAGCGTCCTCTAGCTTCTCCCCAGAGTCAAGTGCTACACGGCATGGGGGTGGTGTCGACGCGGTGGCCTCGTCCCTCTTGCGTGTGGCTGGTAATGTGGATGTCATCCTCTTCCACCCATCGGAGCCGATGGTTGTGACATCAACAACGAGCGGCTTGTTGAGCGTGTGGTCGTACGAGCATGTCGGCAAGACAGCGGTGGGCgaagtggaggcggcgcagaacGTAGTtaacagcggcagcggaggtgaggACGGTGCTGAGAGCTCTGCGACAGTGCGTGGCCCACGCAGGGGCCCTGTCTCATATCGTCAAGGTTTGGAGGCACTCGCGCAATATTTCCTGCGCGACGTTGTCGGCCGCGCCAACTTTGCCATGGAGCACGTTGCGCAGCCCCGATACATGTACGACCGATACAACCCACACGGAGAGGCCCCAACTCGGCGCGCAGGGGGTTCCATTGCCGCTGTGAAGGCGGAGCTAAAAGCGCGTCGGCTCTCGCGCGCTGTGTACAGCACAGGTAAAGccgtcagcgccgcggcTCACCTCCCTAACGAGGCAAATGActttggtggtggcggcagtcgGCCCAGTCTGTGGATGGTGCGCGCCGAGGCCGCcaatgccgctgccgcacttcCGTCTTCGtaccggcaccgccaccagcactACTACCACGAGGTGAGCGACCTGCATCTCATCGATGCGGCCTGCCAccctctgctgtgcgcgGTGCGGCGCACCGGTGCCGTGGAGATATTTTCCAACTTTGCCGACCGCCAACAAGTCCGCCGTGTGACCACCTTCGAAACTTTGCAGGTGGATGAGCGAGAGGAGCAGTACCACTGCGTGTCGAGCTACCAGCCCCCCACCGGCTTGTTGTACTTGAGCACTCAGGACAGTGGTGTCAGCACCTGGGATTTGGGAAGCGAGCAACGGCTTGCAGTGTCTAACCGATtgaccaccgctgctgaggaTACCGCCGCCGTGTCGGCCCTCATGGCTCATCCGTGCACGCTGTACGAGTACGTTGTGGGCAGCTATGGCATGCCCGTATGCGTCTTCGATTTACGCGACCGCACCACCGGAGCGGCTCGACGCGGCGTGTCTCTGCCGTCTCTCCGTTGTCACATCAAGAGTGGCCTTGTCTCGCCCTTCTGCCTGCGGGTGAGCTACTCGCGACGCTACCCGAATGCGGTGTTGGCTGGGTACGCTGACGGAACAGTGGCCGTCTGGGACCGGCGGTAtgcgaggcagccgtgcaTTCTGTTTGGCGCGGAGCTCGACAGCTCGTCTGCTACAGACCCCACCTCCAGTAAGGTCCAccccacctccgctgccaccCCTCGCATGATTTGCCACCTTGACACACATCCGAGCAGCAAACGGTTTCTGACGCTCATGACAACTCCGTcatcgctgcagctcgtgcaGCCCTGGAGAAACGACGGACGGGCGAGTCTGGTTGGCGCAGGCGGCTCTGACGGGGGACGCTTGGCTCATGAGGGAGCGCTAAAGCGGCCGACCACGTCTCTCGTACATGAGTTCTTACTGGACaccaacggcggcagcagcggtcctGGGGCTGCGTGCTTTCACGACTTCAGCCCTGtcctcggcgtcggcgttggCAGCACTGTGCAGCTGTACGGCACACCGTGTCTCACCTCCGCGACAGCGTACCTTGAAGGAGGCCTgggatgagggaggggcgcagagaggagcgctgcggtgagggagggggtaacGTatttgcgcgtgtgtgtgcgcgtgtgtgcgagcaTTGCGGAAGTCTTtgagcggaggaggagaggaaggttCTCCTGTCAGGACTGC
This window contains:
- a CDS encoding hypothetical protein (TriTrypDB/GeneDB-style sysID: LpmP.20.5430) is translated as MPMSATSSSNWPVCHRNDSPLRTVLSAPDMESLDEITDRDVQELLLAMGSPAGGHDRGARLTDAEAADDCAVSYSATVVHSHEESPAQQQQLQQRSFTSSSTYVDTHSRCVPLPHHAMPSPMTTEFQSTLPFSGGRTSVTSTLPQAVPLFRSNAFAEQNNVAVASKSSTPSSPSTTAVSPTKTQDGSAEYRSWASPLLPSPSVSLAPPPLVPISDTEVLEAERHRWDSQLVQECWLHQELHGVRWDEELFLQHGAAYRPRAIASRTAVSMTHSKRLCIVLNVETSVVGNAEGALGDEKGQGGDDSAAASAALPSMSSPAAEAWAPLFMWRSPAFILGDSSAVLSQLSERLSQQYEGLAPRPLPTTCCTNARLSDLIQTLSDARKDAGDAKVIFHYVARGVPPPCRGNLYLVNVGGSATGYAGPPYSKLSLDTFRSRVGFPLVFVADCAQAGEVLNYYIRMCEEQHQQRYFTSSREYQLKSSLQVSAAELGTPAAGQAGRMNCSFDRVGGSFDPGPFDSLHRGGHFGAGGMDGAAPSQSAILHDFYFIGATGSTDNENGGGSGSGSSAMGSRISFGRSDAGMMGVGAAAGGAVGGGRAVCNGDAGALRHHPRLPSDILTSCLTTPLRMAILWFIAMRPELQALHPLILHLFPGTLTDKKTPLGQLQWYLQSITECIAWSTLSLPQYSRLFREDVYVAPLFRGYLLAERIVVGGLGGCLSVYPPVPATHSHTLWSTWDNIVERACISLLRALRPTPPHCASVLEFRTWLDVQVTAWKYSRPDLLAVAARNAMSNATASPGTEAQTNCLPSLPDDSAVVIPPFLSEELLGLQAMLDGITQQSFEVPRAYLAGVWGLPPRLSTSVAAWGGANATAAAADGWDESGETRRERRRRHVSPTSKGAAQGRSSRGAAARVVLRGIADQYCNSLRSSYPSAPQQLSPASRSSALPNSAENAAGTDSLLWEGNTQSRAAAFFRHASTQSRRSRKQHPMAPEAATATAAAATHDMPKRVESHASVASRRYQRVSNPDLSGLSSATNTSAAVSTAPVASGGAAVPPAPALSRAVTQRSPRHLAVRKTEYMTNLLTSAATSGHGVSFHYTTGLYRPTVAIDTPAPLGGLYGSFSTAATAARSEASMPQQTFPFVDRMPSLLQALLVAAHRERATKLVCRLVDCGPAAVLQCAEANVYRFVLDRYWSRSDLHFLMPATLFIYCKSCYADPELIGSAKQRDVAVKACAEILQCPVEVPPSTSSAGSGEAPGAWQSTVLGPYATPYGQRMMAASLLTLIALHNDDGREACHQCGVFQLCCQLLQQAQEEAPLWQAATEASTAAATTAGATTVTAGPSIPRVLSFSKKPPILSTPPALCHQQPATPLYEAGDEPRHVAPPPVSIATTYHLTLLTLFVSLLCNWKLPTIASAATGEEAEEHNMERGEGEPFGSSPANPDIPFCGAPPPDPPSLSPPLDGTVHDVLRTSAEVLEAGLHAAARALLYFMYSETSILRGAAQRCFMMVLISPAPSQASRARYAELQLHRLYEMPVRIAEMNTDLRLEAIRMAYVTYHWLFAQLRDGIPVEEIGQYVVQWMYRWFRLAAKGKPPPAPFIFGDKGPCRTGAQPTSIRAHGSNSSSLPQQQSVHNVWAPSTVSVSYCGPNVLTPGSVYSHRRSNVLAPTARSVRVSMVSDSSTGAAVDSVVLGCGLRHRITQQDHRRLQAYLPPLSNLVRLFFEHTQDTCPYVRTYVRRVVQEEFNFLRQPWYDDYAVMDNQRPSSSSLIAEEDDYSAAGRHHHPSHQRWQGHASGPRQRYCHGDHHHYASGEGGPGCGGEELEASPTVLGSDLTLRLPLKQLVRVSEEMDAHDGGGAAAAALFGTRPMSVSPTAMPSDFEVGHWSVVAAAASAGDMDDVAEPHPAVLRRFIVRLLRIASSSNAEGATASPTSPRRPLSHYRTDAADAVGGEDGGCDDMRQQRGRSTRGFPCNSDAEADQGGFAMRAGARGGMSSTATTRRRGAGDNGARLQDGVDYFASELHVGNEEVISGSEMASMLLDAEAFALHPLWTLDSTAMMTFAYGALSFLERFMLEEMDDSDPRHPMNLEKENALYEYSQRVERNIRASAQDATTGVVDVGGCGGAPLQAVRDAEQLSRTAGSAAPFPTATRAYPPFQFIGVGDISWTDMPGYGRRGPSASSSFSPESSATRHGGGVDAVASSLLRVAGNVDVILFHPSEPMVVTSTTSGLLSVWSYEHVGKTAVGEVEAAQNVVNSGSGGEDGAESSATVRGPRRGPVSYRQGLEALAQYFLRDVVGRANFAMEHVAQPRYMYDRYNPHGEAPTRRAGGSIAAVKAELKARRLSRAVYSTGKAVSAAAHLPNEANDFGGGGSRPSLWMVRAEAANAAAALPSSYRHRHQHYYHEVSDLHLIDAACHPLLCAVRRTGAVEIFSNFADRQQVRRVTTFETLQVDEREEQYHCVSSYQPPTGLLYLSTQDSGVSTWDLGSEQRLAVSNRLTTAAEDTAAVSALMAHPCTLYEYVVGSYGMPVCVFDLRDRTTGAARRGVSLPSLRCHIKSGLVSPFCLRVSYSRRYPNAVLAGYADGTVAVWDRRYARQPCILFGAELDSSSATDPTSSKVHPTSAATPRMICHLDTHPSSKRFLTLMTTPSSLQLVQPWRNDGRASLVGAGGSDGGRLAHEGALKRPTTSLVHEFLLDTNGGSSGPGAACFHDFSPVLGVGVGSTVQLYGTPCLTSATAYLEGGLG